One stretch of Glycine soja cultivar W05 chromosome 7, ASM419377v2, whole genome shotgun sequence DNA includes these proteins:
- the LOC114418304 gene encoding transcription factor bHLH13-like, protein MKIEVGLGGVWDEEEKATVMEVLGRGAFDYLVANSVSNENLLMAFGCGENMQNKLSDLVERPNSSNFSWNYAIFWQISQSKYGDWVLGWGDGCCREPREGEEGGGEVRRVRVVFDDDDEKVQRMRKGVLQKLHMTFGGSDEDNYAFGLDRVTDTEMFFLASMYFSFPRGLGGPGKCFASGKHLWVSDVLKSSFDYCVRSFLAKSAGIQTVVLVPTDFGVVEMGSVRMVGESFELLQAVKSVFSAQASSLLVPHMVKPIAPLDLVREKRDGSESANALLSGLAIGDKNKNINNNSRVEGIGVPKIFGQDLNCVTQFREKLAVRKMEERPRPWGGHPPNVNSIGFPNGVQGSSWGAGQVVRHLGPPEMLAPRLASSGTLPKLANGARHDFVHNNFEQQRPVQMQIDFSGATSRAASGRSIIAESEISDVEATCKEERVSVADDRRPRKRGRKPANGREEPLNHVEAERQRREKLNQRFYALRAVVPNISKMDKASLLGDAIAYINELQAKLKTIESERERFGSTSMDGPELEANARVENHHNGTPDVDVQVAQDGVIVKVSCPIDVHPVSKVIQTFKDAEIGVVESKVTATNVSVFHTFVVKSQGPDQLTKDKLIALFSKESSTIKTL, encoded by the coding sequence ATGAAGATTGAGGTGGGGTTGGGAGGGGTGTGGGATGAGGAAGAGAAAGCGACGGTGATGGAGGTTCTGGGACGTGGAGCGTTCGATTACTTGGTGGCGAATTCGGTTTCGAACGAGAATCTGTTAATGGCGTTCGGGTGTGGCGAGAATATGCAGAACAAGCTCTCGGATCTCGTGGAGCGACCCAACTCGTCGAACTTCAGTTGGAACTACGCCATCTTCTGGCAAATTTCGCAGTCCAAGTATGGGGATTGGGTTTTGGGGTGGGGAGATGGGTGTTGTAGGGAGCCAAGAGAGGGAGAAGAGGGTGGTGGAGAAGTGAGAAGGGTTAGGGTTgtttttgatgatgatgatgagaagGTGCAGAGGATGAGGAAGGGGGTGTTGCAGAAGCTGCACATGACTTTTGGGGGTTCTGATGAGGACAATTATGCTTTTGGGTTGGACCGCGTGACCGACACAGAGATGTTCTTTCTTGCTTCCATGTACTTCTCTTTTCCCCGGGGGCTTGGGGGTCCAGGTAAGTGTTTTGCTTCTGGGAAGCATTTGTGGGTTTCGGATGTGTTGAAATCTAGTTTTGATTACTGTGTGAGGTCTTTCTTGGCCAAATCTGCTGGGATTCAGACTGTTGTTTTAGTGCCTACTGATTTTGGGGTGGTGGAGATGGGGTCTGTGAGGATGGTTGGTGAGAGTTTTGAGTTGTTGCAGGCTGTGAAATCTGTGTTTTCTGCACAGGCATCATCATTATTAGTCCCCCACATGGTTAAGCCAATTGCACCGTTGGATTTGGTGAGGGAAAAGAGAGATGGGAGTGAGAGTGCAAATGCTCTTTTATCTGGTTTGGCAATTGGGGataagaataagaatattaataaCAATAGTAGAGTAGAGGGAATTGGAGTTCCGAAGATTTTTGGGCAGGATTTGAATTGTGTGACTCAATTTAGGGAGAAACTTGCTGTGAGGAAAATGGAGGAGAGGCCGAGGCCATGGGGAGGCCATCCCCCCAATGTGAATAGTATTGGCTTTCCGAACGGTGTTCAGGGTTCTAGTTGGGGGGCTGGTCAAGTTGTGAGGCATCTTGGTCCTCCTGAAATGCTTGCTCCTAGGTTGGCCAGCTCCGGCACATTGCCAAAGCTGGCCAATGGTGCGAGGCATGACTTTGTGCATAACAACTTTGAGCAGCAACGGCCGGTACAGATGCAAATTGATTTCTCAGGAGCCACTTCGAGGGCAGCTTCTGGGAGATCAATAATTGCCGAGTCTGAGATTTCTGATGTTGAGGCGACGTGCAAGGAGGAGAGAGTTAGTGTTGCCGATGACAGGAGGCCGAGGAAGCGGGGGAGGAAGCCGGCTAATGGAAGGGAGGAACCCCTCAATCATGTGGAGGCAGAGAGGCAAAGGCGGGAGAAGCTGAACCAGCGGTTCTATGCATTGCGAGCTGTTGTTCCAAATATCTCTAAGATGGACAAGGCATCACTGTTGGGAGATGCTATTGCTTACATCAATGAACTTCAAGCAAAACTCAAGACCATAGAATCTGAGAGAGAGAGGTTTGGAAGCACCTCTATGGATGGACCAGAATTGGAGGCCAATGCAAGAGTAGAAAATCATCATAATGGAACTCCTGATGTGGATGTTCAAGTTGCACAAGATGGGGTCATTGTAAAGGTGAGCTGTCCTATTGATGTTCACCCAGTTTCAAAAGTCATTCAAACCTTTAAAGATGCAGAAATTGGTGTTGTTGAATCAAAAGTTACTGCTACAAATGTTTCTGTTTTCCATACATTTGTAGTTAAATCCCAAGGACCTGATCAGCTGACAAAGGATAAGTTGATTGCGTTGTTTTCCAAAGAATCCAGCACCATAAAGACATTATGA